A window of Mycolicibacterium fluoranthenivorans contains these coding sequences:
- a CDS encoding beta-galactosidase, which produces MLKTLGRTARRAVLIAALVASFVSVGPGVSHAGVVAPADGYGFGQGAAPTYEPFEDTNRELDAVARTGASWYRVAVDWSTIEKTKGQYNWAYLDNAVNTAAAKGLRVLGVLLYTPPWARPQALNSLLPSVPPADASQFADFAGKAVQRYAGRIQAWQVWNEPNLPLFMGFTQNRAAVYAGMLKAAYPAIKAANPGATVVMSGLSRQPGPESPSNFLKQLYAAGVQGSFDAAAAHPYVTPGGIAADPEGGWSEVGLMHDVMTGAGDGGKKIWFTELGAPTSDTAEGVSQQEQAKQITDVLAAAAGLGYVGPAFIYSIRDNDSSNRGDREANFGALLTTDWQPKFTASVLAR; this is translated from the coding sequence ATGCTGAAAACCCTGGGACGTACTGCGCGACGTGCTGTTTTGATCGCAGCGCTGGTCGCGTCATTCGTGTCCGTCGGGCCGGGGGTGTCGCATGCCGGAGTCGTCGCACCGGCCGACGGTTACGGGTTCGGGCAGGGCGCAGCGCCGACGTACGAGCCGTTCGAGGACACCAATCGCGAGCTCGATGCCGTCGCGCGTACGGGTGCCTCCTGGTACCGCGTCGCCGTCGACTGGAGCACGATCGAGAAGACCAAGGGCCAGTACAACTGGGCCTACCTGGACAACGCGGTGAACACCGCCGCGGCCAAGGGTCTGCGGGTGCTGGGCGTCCTGCTCTACACCCCGCCGTGGGCCCGCCCGCAGGCACTCAACTCGCTGCTCCCGTCGGTGCCGCCGGCCGACGCCTCCCAGTTCGCGGACTTCGCCGGCAAGGCGGTGCAACGCTATGCCGGCCGGATCCAGGCCTGGCAGGTCTGGAACGAGCCGAACCTGCCGCTGTTCATGGGCTTCACCCAGAACCGGGCTGCTGTCTATGCCGGGATGCTCAAGGCCGCGTACCCGGCCATCAAGGCCGCCAACCCCGGCGCCACGGTGGTGATGTCCGGTCTCAGTCGCCAGCCCGGACCGGAGTCTCCGTCGAACTTCCTCAAGCAGCTGTACGCCGCGGGTGTCCAGGGATCGTTCGATGCCGCCGCGGCGCACCCCTATGTGACGCCGGGCGGGATCGCGGCCGACCCCGAGGGCGGGTGGTCCGAGGTCGGCTTGATGCACGATGTGATGACCGGTGCCGGTGACGGCGGCAAGAAGATCTGGTTCACCGAACTCGGCGCGCCGACCAGTGACACCGCCGAGGGCGTGAGTCAGCAGGAGCAGGCCAAGCAGATCACCGATGTGTTGGCCGCCGCGGCCGGTCTGGGTTACGTCGGGCCTGCGTTCATCTACAGCATCCGCGACAACGACAGCTCCAATCGCGGTGACCGCGAAGCGAATTTCGGTGCACTGCTGACGACGGACTGGCAGCCGAAGTTCACCGCCAGCGTCCTCGCCCGCTAG
- a CDS encoding glycosyltransferase family 2 protein, with translation MTDDRSDPEPGTPRIGRLTVVTVTYSPGAHLERFLATLPHATELPVTVVMADNGSTDGAPEAAVASHPEVHLLRTGANLGYGSAVNMAVQRYLADDDAEYFVVANPDVQWGPGSIDALIEAAGRRPGAGALGPLIRDPDGTVYPSARLQPSLIRGGMHAVVGSVWKSNPWSAAYRQENLAPSERVVGWLSGSCLLLKRSAFDAIAGFDERYFMYMEDVDLGNRLAKAGWDNVYVPAAEVLHDKGHSTGRDPARNLAAHHRSTYTFLADRYPDWWQAPLRWTIKAALTARSGAVVRRSRRRQAKGPR, from the coding sequence GTGACAGACGATCGGTCGGACCCCGAGCCGGGTACCCCACGGATCGGCCGACTGACCGTCGTGACGGTGACGTACTCGCCCGGAGCGCACCTGGAGCGCTTCCTGGCGACACTCCCGCACGCGACCGAATTGCCGGTCACCGTGGTGATGGCGGACAACGGTTCGACCGACGGCGCACCGGAGGCCGCGGTGGCGAGCCATCCCGAGGTGCACCTGCTGCGGACCGGCGCGAATCTCGGCTACGGCAGCGCGGTCAACATGGCGGTGCAGCGCTACCTGGCCGACGACGACGCGGAGTACTTCGTGGTGGCCAATCCGGATGTGCAGTGGGGCCCGGGCAGCATCGACGCGCTGATCGAGGCGGCCGGGCGCCGGCCCGGCGCCGGTGCGCTCGGGCCGCTGATCCGTGACCCGGACGGCACGGTGTACCCCTCGGCTCGGCTGCAGCCGAGCCTGATCCGGGGTGGCATGCATGCCGTGGTGGGTTCGGTGTGGAAATCCAATCCCTGGAGCGCGGCCTACCGCCAGGAGAACCTGGCGCCCAGCGAGCGGGTGGTCGGCTGGCTGTCCGGTTCCTGCCTGCTGCTCAAACGATCCGCGTTCGACGCCATCGCCGGGTTCGACGAGCGCTACTTCATGTACATGGAAGACGTGGACCTGGGGAATCGTCTTGCCAAGGCCGGTTGGGACAACGTCTACGTGCCGGCCGCCGAGGTGCTGCACGACAAGGGTCATTCCACGGGGCGCGACCCCGCGCGTAACCTGGCCGCGCACCACCGGAGTACCTATACCTTTCTCGCCGATCGCTACCCCGATTGGTGGCAGGCCCCGCTACGTTGGACGATTAAGGCCGCGCTGACCGCCCGGTCCGGCGCGGTGGTGCGTCGCTCACGGCGCAGGCAGGCGAAAGGACCACGCTGA
- a CDS encoding sugar phosphate nucleotidyltransferase, whose product MDPKKVDAVVLVGGQGTRLRPLTLSAPKPMLPTAGLPFLTHLLSRIAAAGIEHVVLGTSYKAEVFEAEFGDGSKLGLQIEYVVETEALGTGGGIANVASKLRHDTVLVFNGDVLSGADLGALLASHEENQADVTLHLVRVGDPRAFGCVPTDTVGRVTAFLEKTEDPPTDQINAGCYVFRREIVDALPKGRPVSVEREVFPGLLADGRKVCGYVDNSYWRDMGTPDDFVRGSSDLVRGIAPSPALTHVRGESLVHDGASVSPGAVLIGGTVVGRGAEIGAGARLDGAVIFDGVRVDAGAVIERSIIGFGARIGPRALIRDGVIGDGADIGARCELLRGARVWPGVTIPDGGIRYSSDV is encoded by the coding sequence GTGGATCCCAAGAAGGTGGACGCCGTCGTGCTGGTCGGCGGCCAGGGCACCCGGCTGCGCCCGCTGACGCTGTCCGCGCCCAAACCGATGCTGCCCACCGCCGGCCTGCCGTTCCTCACCCACCTGCTCTCGCGTATCGCGGCGGCCGGGATCGAACATGTCGTCCTGGGGACCTCGTACAAGGCCGAGGTGTTCGAGGCCGAGTTCGGTGACGGTTCCAAACTGGGTCTGCAGATCGAGTACGTGGTCGAGACCGAGGCGCTCGGGACCGGCGGCGGTATCGCCAACGTCGCCTCCAAGCTGCGTCATGACACCGTGCTCGTGTTCAACGGCGACGTCCTCTCCGGCGCCGATCTGGGCGCGCTGTTGGCCTCGCACGAAGAGAATCAGGCCGATGTCACCCTGCACCTGGTCCGGGTCGGTGACCCGCGCGCGTTCGGCTGCGTCCCTACCGACACCGTGGGCAGGGTGACCGCGTTCCTGGAGAAGACCGAGGATCCGCCGACGGACCAGATCAACGCGGGCTGCTATGTCTTCCGGCGCGAGATCGTCGACGCGCTGCCGAAGGGCCGCCCGGTCTCGGTGGAACGCGAGGTCTTTCCGGGGCTGCTGGCCGACGGCCGCAAGGTGTGCGGCTATGTCGACAACTCGTACTGGCGCGATATGGGTACGCCCGACGATTTCGTGCGTGGCTCGTCCGACCTGGTCCGCGGTATCGCCCCGTCACCGGCGCTGACGCATGTCCGCGGTGAGTCGCTGGTGCACGACGGCGCCTCGGTATCCCCGGGTGCCGTGCTGATCGGCGGCACCGTGGTGGGCCGGGGTGCCGAGATCGGTGCGGGTGCGCGGTTGGACGGCGCGGTGATCTTCGACGGCGTCCGGGTGGACGCCGGCGCGGTGATCGAACGCTCCATCATCGGTTTCGGCGCCAGGATCGGGCCGCGTGCGCTCATCCGTGACGGGGTGATCGGCGACGGCGCCGATATCGGTGCGCGGTGCGAACTGCTGCGCGGCGCGCGGGTGTGGCCGGGTGTGACCATTCCGGATGGCGGCATCCGGTATTCCTCGGACGTCTGA
- a CDS encoding NUDIX hydrolase, whose translation MTLHSSVLAALTRWAAPNPEQDALRHAVLAFVLARPDACRRACEPGHITASALVLDHTGTQALLTLHPRIGRWLQLGGHCEDEDSDITAAALREATEESGITGLRLDPEPAAIHVHPLTCSLGVPTRHLDLQFVAHAPAGAEIACSDESLDLRWWPLAALPEGDPALHALGAAAARRSA comes from the coding sequence ATGACCTTGCATTCCTCGGTCCTGGCGGCGCTGACGCGCTGGGCGGCACCGAATCCCGAGCAGGACGCGCTGCGGCATGCGGTGCTGGCCTTCGTGCTGGCCCGGCCCGATGCCTGCCGCCGCGCCTGCGAACCCGGCCACATCACCGCATCGGCGTTGGTCCTCGACCACACCGGCACGCAGGCCCTGCTGACCCTGCACCCGCGGATCGGACGCTGGCTGCAACTCGGCGGCCACTGCGAGGACGAGGACTCCGACATCACCGCCGCGGCACTTCGCGAAGCCACCGAGGAGTCCGGTATCACCGGCCTGCGGCTGGATCCGGAACCGGCCGCGATCCACGTCCACCCGTTGACCTGCTCGCTCGGTGTGCCGACCCGCCACCTCGATCTGCAATTCGTGGCGCACGCCCCGGCCGGCGCCGAAATAGCGTGCAGCGACGAGTCACTCGATCTGCGGTGGTGGCCGCTGGCCGCGCTGCCCGAGGGCGACCCGGCACTGCACGCACTCGGGGCTGCGGCGGCCCGTCGATCGGCCTGA
- a CDS encoding coenzyme F420-0:L-glutamate ligase: MTSTDHGTSKAIEIIPVLGLGEFRPGDDVSAAIAAAADWLRDDDVVVVTSKVLSKAEGRIVAAPTDPEQRDALRRKLIDDEAVRVLARKGRTLITENAFGLIQAAAGVDGSNVDGAELALLPVDPDRSATAVRDGLAQRLGVRVGVVVTDTMGRAWRNGQTDVAIGAAGLTVLHGYGGSHDSFGNELIVTEIAVADELAAAADLVKGKLTGIPVAVVRGLTLHDNGTGGRTLVRNGEDDLFWLGTAEAIELGRTQAQLLRRSVREFRPDPVDPALIEAAVAEALTAPAPHHTRPVRFVWLRDPATRAALLDAMKRRWEADLSGDGRTAEEVARRVNRGRILYDAPEIVIPFMVPDGAHHYPDPARTAAEHTMFTVAAGAAVQGLLVALAARAVGSCWIGSTIFAADTVRRQLDLTDDWEPLGAIAIGFPPAPLTPREPASTDGLLVRR, translated from the coding sequence GTGACGAGCACCGACCACGGCACCTCGAAAGCCATCGAGATCATCCCGGTCCTCGGCCTCGGCGAGTTCCGGCCGGGTGATGACGTGTCCGCGGCCATCGCCGCGGCCGCCGACTGGTTGCGCGATGACGACGTCGTCGTCGTCACCAGCAAGGTGCTGTCCAAGGCCGAAGGCCGCATCGTCGCCGCACCCACCGATCCCGAGCAACGGGACGCCTTGCGGCGCAAGCTCATCGACGACGAGGCCGTCCGCGTGCTGGCCCGCAAAGGCCGAACCCTGATCACCGAGAACGCCTTCGGGCTCATCCAGGCCGCCGCCGGGGTGGACGGTTCCAATGTCGACGGCGCCGAACTCGCGCTCCTGCCGGTGGATCCGGACCGCAGCGCGACCGCCGTACGCGACGGACTGGCGCAGCGCCTCGGGGTCCGGGTCGGCGTGGTGGTCACCGACACCATGGGCCGGGCCTGGCGCAACGGTCAGACCGATGTGGCGATCGGTGCCGCCGGACTGACCGTGCTGCACGGCTACGGCGGCTCACACGACAGCTTCGGCAATGAACTGATCGTCACCGAGATCGCGGTCGCCGACGAACTCGCCGCGGCCGCGGACCTGGTCAAGGGCAAGCTCACCGGGATACCCGTCGCCGTGGTCCGCGGACTGACACTGCACGACAACGGCACCGGGGGCCGCACCCTGGTCCGCAACGGCGAGGACGACCTGTTCTGGCTCGGCACCGCCGAGGCGATCGAGCTGGGCCGCACCCAGGCGCAGCTGTTGCGCCGATCCGTCCGCGAATTCCGACCCGACCCGGTCGATCCGGCGCTCATCGAAGCCGCGGTCGCCGAGGCGCTGACCGCCCCAGCCCCGCACCACACCCGCCCCGTTCGGTTCGTCTGGTTGCGCGACCCCGCCACGCGTGCCGCACTGCTGGACGCGATGAAGCGCCGGTGGGAAGCCGACCTGAGCGGCGACGGCCGCACCGCCGAGGAGGTGGCCCGTCGCGTGAACCGTGGCCGGATCCTCTACGACGCCCCCGAGATCGTCATCCCGTTCATGGTTCCCGACGGGGCGCACCACTATCCGGACCCGGCGCGCACGGCTGCCGAACACACCATGTTCACCGTCGCCGCCGGCGCGGCGGTGCAGGGCCTGCTGGTGGCCCTGGCCGCCCGGGCGGTCGGCAGCTGCTGGATCGGGTCGACCATCTTCGCCGCCGATACCGTGCGCCGCCAGCTGGACCTAACCGACGACTGGGAACCGTTGGGCGCCATCGCAATCGGATTCCCGCCCGCACCGCTGACACCGCGCGAGCCGGCCAGCACCGATGGCCTGCTGGTACGTCGATGA